The Vicia villosa cultivar HV-30 ecotype Madison, WI linkage group LG1, Vvil1.0, whole genome shotgun sequence genome includes a region encoding these proteins:
- the LOC131643340 gene encoding uncharacterized protein LOC131643340 — protein MDTKLKSSLTFLTFILLVSFFVTLAPKLSDARPLFSPSHGNEGVIGEVNGHFRTLKGAGPSPGVGHRIIGGMKDSGPSSGGIGHRFIGGMKNSGPSSGGVGHKYITNNNNHS, from the coding sequence ATGGATACAAAACTCAAATCCTCTCTCACATTCCTCACATTTATTCTTCTTGTTTCCTTCTTTGTCACTTTGGCTCCTAAGCTATCAGATGCTAGGCCATTGTTTAGTCCTTCACATGGCAATGAAGGTGTTATTGGAGAGGTAAATGGACATTTTAGGACACTGAAAGGAGCTGGTCCATCACCTGGAGTTGGACACAGGATTATTGGAGGGATGAAAGATTCTGGCCCAAGTTCTGGTGGTATTGGACACAGGTTTATTGGAGGCATGAAGAATTCTGGTCCAAGTTCTGGTGGTGTTGGACACAAATACataaccaacaacaacaaccattcATAA
- the LOC131647493 gene encoding uncharacterized protein LOC131647493 — MKELLSEKRKLKHDINITFTEECITIIQIMLSSKLTDLDRFTFPFSINSLTICNALSDLGTSINMMPQFMTRKLNYAELKSTHMTLTLTDRSIMYPYGFHEDVLVRVDDLLFPTKFVIFYMLEDSKTPLPLGRPFLETCKAPIDVEMG; from the coding sequence ATGAAAGAGCTCTTATCGGAAAAGCGTAAGTTGAAGCACGATATAAACATCACTTTTACGGAAGAGTGCATCACAATCATTCAAATAATGCTTTCATCCAAACTCACTGATCTAGATAGGTTTACTTTTCCTTTTTCTATTAATTCACTAACTATTTGCAATGCTTTATCTGATTTAGGAACTAGCATTAATATGATGCCGCAATTTATGACGAGGAAGTTAAATTATGCTGAGCTAAAGTCAACTCACATGACTTTAACATTAACTGATCGTTCTATCATGTATCCATATGGATTTCATGAAGATGTTCTGGTTAGAGTGGATGATTTGTTGTTTCCAACAAAGTTTGTGATTTTTTACATGCTAGAAGATTCTAAAACACCACTACCTCTCGGAAGACCGTTCTTAGAAACATGTAAAGCTCCTATTGATGTGGAAATGGGATAA